One part of the bacterium genome encodes these proteins:
- a CDS encoding DUF3368 domain-containing protein produces the protein MGRRSEIVLRVAVQDANILIDLEIAGLFDLWFQNGIETHTTDLIEGQLEEGGHAIALAYIRTNHVRCHGLSVDEIGELVEMMEAVGEGPDLADCSVLWLAERLECMLLTGDGPLRRAGVGRSVEIHGTLWILDTLVQRGLLEERLAASKLEHLLQNKRRLPKAECDARLKKWKKRG, from the coding sequence TTGGGAAGGCGGTCTGAGATCGTGCTTCGCGTGGCCGTGCAGGACGCCAACATCCTGATTGATCTTGAAATTGCCGGGCTTTTCGACCTTTGGTTTCAGAACGGGATTGAAACGCATACGACGGACTTGATCGAAGGGCAGCTTGAGGAAGGCGGCCACGCCATCGCGCTTGCCTACATCCGCACGAACCACGTCAGATGCCATGGTCTGTCCGTCGATGAAATCGGTGAATTGGTCGAAATGATGGAAGCAGTTGGGGAAGGGCCCGATCTGGCAGACTGCTCTGTTCTCTGGCTCGCAGAGAGGTTGGAATGTATGCTCCTGACTGGTGATGGTCCTCTCCGTCGTGCGGGCGTTGGGCGTTCGGTTGAGATCCACGGAACGCTCTGGATTCTCGACACCTTGGTCCAGAGGGGGCTTCTGGAGGAACGCCTCGCCGCGTCAAAGCTGGAGCACCTGCTCCAGAACAAACGTCGGCTCCCGAAGGCCGAGTGCGACGCGAGACTGAAGAAGTGGAAGAAGAGGGGATAA